The following proteins are encoded in a genomic region of Nocardioides renjunii:
- the trpD gene encoding anthranilate phosphoribosyltransferase, which produces MPHTWPDVLSTLVAGSDLTTEQARWAMDEVFAGAATPVQLTGFVVALRAKGETVEEVSGIAAAMLAAANPISVPGRLLDVVGTGGDRSMSVNISTMAAIVAAGAGAKVVKHGNRSASSQSGSADVLEALGIRLDLPPARVAEVAEEAGITFCFSAAFHPAMRHAAVPRRELGIATTFNILGPLTNPARPQAQAIGCADARMAPVMAGVLAERGVDAWVFRGDDGLDELTTTTTSTVWRVHAGAVTRLTVDPTTLGIARATTEDLRGGDAAHNADVVRRLLAGEAGPVRDAVVLNAGAALAVHDAPAEDVDTALAAGVEKAADAIDSGAAQAALERWVRATGQSSSA; this is translated from the coding sequence ATGCCCCACACCTGGCCCGACGTCCTCTCCACGCTGGTCGCCGGGAGCGACCTGACGACGGAGCAGGCGCGATGGGCGATGGACGAGGTCTTCGCCGGCGCGGCGACGCCCGTGCAGCTCACCGGGTTCGTCGTGGCGCTGCGCGCCAAGGGGGAGACGGTCGAGGAGGTGTCCGGCATCGCGGCGGCCATGCTCGCCGCGGCCAACCCGATCTCGGTCCCCGGCCGGCTGCTCGACGTGGTCGGCACCGGTGGCGACCGGTCGATGTCGGTCAACATCTCGACCATGGCTGCCATCGTCGCGGCCGGTGCCGGGGCCAAGGTCGTCAAGCACGGCAACCGGTCGGCGTCGTCCCAGTCGGGCTCGGCCGACGTGCTCGAGGCGCTCGGCATCCGGCTCGACCTGCCACCGGCGCGCGTCGCCGAGGTGGCGGAGGAGGCGGGGATCACCTTCTGCTTCTCGGCCGCGTTCCACCCGGCGATGCGTCATGCCGCGGTCCCGCGTCGCGAGCTCGGCATCGCCACGACCTTCAACATCCTGGGTCCGCTCACCAACCCGGCGCGACCGCAGGCGCAGGCGATCGGCTGCGCCGACGCCCGGATGGCGCCGGTGATGGCCGGGGTCCTGGCCGAGCGCGGCGTGGACGCCTGGGTGTTCCGGGGCGACGACGGCCTGGACGAGCTGACCACCACCACGACCTCGACCGTGTGGCGCGTCCACGCCGGGGCGGTCACCCGGCTGACCGTGGACCCGACGACGCTCGGGATCGCGCGGGCCACCACCGAGGACCTCCGCGGCGGCGACGCGGCGCACAACGCGGACGTCGTACGGCGCCTGCTGGCGGGAGAGGCCGGTCCGGTGCGCGACGCGGTGGTCCTCAACGCCGGCGCTGCGCTGGCGGTTCACGACGCGCCGGCCGAGGACGTCGACACCGCACTGGCGGCCGGGGTGGAGAAGGCCGCCGACGCGATCGACTCGGGTGCGGCGCAGGCCGCCCTCGAGCGGTGGGTCCGGGCGACGGGTCAGAGCTCGAGCGCGTAG
- a CDS encoding L,D-transpeptidase: MRTRALRPLRSAHRRTTLAAALLALSGALAACTSTSGGSDGPGDGSGGGPGASTASDAPRPEPVRLTTSFADPTAVPVAAPLTVATSSGTLDDVAVSSPEGDVAGSMAGGTWTAVDRLEPGTAYTITASATRSDGERVERTRRFRTVDLTLDEQTFAAVAPLDGETVGVGMPVVVSFDLPVTDRALFEKHMRVTSTPQQRGSWFWLSNREVHWRPATYWKAGTDVSVDLNINSLPAGKGIYGQESRSIDFQIGDAHVYKVNARTHQMQVFSNGDLLRSIPITTGKPGFTTRSGTKVIMEKFETKRMNSETVGINRNSPEAYDIDDVQWAMRVTYSGEFIHAAPWSVGSQGYANVSHGCTGLSTADAGWLYAMSRRGDVVEYTGTDRQMTLDNGYGDWNLPFADWKAGSALS, encoded by the coding sequence ATGCGCACTCGCGCGCTCCGTCCACTGCGCTCCGCGCACCGTCGTACGACGCTCGCCGCGGCGCTCCTCGCGCTCAGCGGCGCGCTGGCCGCCTGCACGTCGACGTCCGGCGGGTCCGACGGCCCGGGGGACGGCTCCGGGGGCGGCCCCGGTGCCTCGACCGCCTCGGACGCGCCCCGTCCGGAGCCGGTCCGGCTCACGACGAGCTTCGCCGACCCGACGGCCGTGCCGGTGGCAGCGCCGCTGACGGTCGCGACCTCCTCCGGCACCCTCGACGACGTCGCGGTGAGCTCGCCCGAGGGTGACGTCGCGGGCAGCATGGCCGGCGGCACGTGGACCGCCGTCGACCGCCTCGAGCCCGGCACCGCCTACACCATCACCGCCTCCGCGACCCGGTCCGACGGCGAGCGCGTGGAGCGCACGCGCCGGTTCCGCACGGTGGACCTCACCCTGGACGAGCAGACCTTCGCCGCCGTCGCCCCGCTCGACGGCGAGACCGTCGGGGTCGGCATGCCGGTCGTGGTGAGCTTCGACCTCCCGGTGACCGACCGGGCACTGTTCGAGAAGCACATGCGCGTCACGAGCACCCCCCAGCAGCGCGGCTCGTGGTTCTGGCTGAGCAACCGCGAGGTGCACTGGCGTCCGGCGACCTACTGGAAGGCCGGCACGGACGTCTCGGTCGACCTCAACATCAACAGCCTGCCCGCGGGCAAGGGCATCTACGGCCAGGAGTCGCGCAGCATCGACTTCCAGATCGGCGACGCGCACGTCTACAAGGTCAACGCCCGGACCCACCAGATGCAGGTGTTCTCCAACGGCGACCTGCTGCGGAGCATCCCGATCACCACCGGCAAGCCCGGCTTCACCACCCGGTCCGGCACCAAGGTGATCATGGAGAAGTTCGAGACGAAGCGGATGAACTCCGAGACCGTCGGCATCAACCGCAACAGCCCCGAGGCCTACGACATCGACGACGTCCAGTGGGCGATGCGGGTGACGTACTCCGGTGAGTTCATCCACGCCGCACCGTGGTCGGTCGGCTCGCAGGGGTACGCCAACGTCTCCCACGGCTGCACCGGTCTGTCGACCGCCGATGCCGGCTGGCTCTACGCCATGAGCCGGCGCGGAGACGTCGTCGAGTACACCGGCACCGACCGCCAGATGACGCTGGACAACGGCTACGGCGACTGGAACCTCCCGTTCGCCGACTGGAAGGCCGGCTCCGCCCTCTCCTGA
- a CDS encoding RtcB family protein has product MEHLTPGLVSWASILERDTRAQAEQTAEMPFIHPHVALMPDAHLGLGATVGSVIPTLGAIIPAAVGVDIGCGMIAVRTQYAVDDLPRDRRPVREAIERAIPLNAGAANRSVSRDHTEERLQRLRELAAEAGFDPTTYAGRWELQLGTLGSGNHFIEVTADEGGGVWLFLHSGSRGVGNKIAQKHIAVAREACAGVDLPHRDLAYLTEGTEQFDAYIREMRWAQTYALLNREEMMDRVVRQFGEWVGGGVQRVEEINCHHNYTEPEHHYGRDVWLSRKGAINAEAGRPGLIPGSMGTASYVVVGKGDATSLNSAPHGAGREYSRTRARKTFTAADLRSAMVGIEYRDTDAFIDEIPAAYKDIDQVMADAADLVEVRHVLRQLVNVKGD; this is encoded by the coding sequence ATGGAGCACCTGACCCCCGGGCTCGTCAGCTGGGCGTCGATCCTGGAGCGCGACACGCGTGCGCAGGCGGAGCAGACGGCGGAGATGCCGTTCATCCACCCGCACGTCGCGCTCATGCCCGACGCCCACCTGGGCCTGGGCGCCACCGTCGGGTCGGTGATCCCGACCCTCGGGGCGATCATCCCGGCAGCCGTCGGCGTGGACATCGGGTGCGGCATGATCGCCGTGCGCACCCAGTACGCCGTCGACGACCTGCCCCGCGACCGCCGGCCGGTCCGGGAGGCGATCGAGCGTGCGATCCCGCTCAACGCGGGAGCCGCCAACCGGAGCGTCAGCCGCGACCACACCGAGGAGCGCCTGCAGCGGCTCCGCGAGCTGGCGGCGGAGGCCGGCTTCGACCCCACGACGTACGCCGGGCGCTGGGAGCTGCAGCTGGGCACCCTGGGATCGGGCAACCACTTCATCGAGGTGACGGCGGACGAGGGCGGGGGAGTGTGGCTGTTCCTGCACTCCGGCTCGCGGGGCGTGGGCAACAAGATCGCGCAGAAGCACATCGCCGTGGCACGAGAGGCCTGCGCCGGAGTGGACCTGCCGCACCGCGACCTCGCCTACCTCACCGAGGGCACCGAGCAGTTCGACGCCTACATCCGCGAGATGCGGTGGGCACAGACGTACGCCCTGCTCAACCGCGAGGAGATGATGGACCGGGTCGTGCGCCAGTTCGGGGAGTGGGTCGGAGGCGGCGTGCAGCGGGTGGAGGAGATCAACTGCCACCACAACTACACCGAGCCCGAGCACCACTACGGCCGCGACGTGTGGCTCTCCCGCAAGGGCGCCATCAACGCCGAGGCCGGGCGGCCGGGCCTGATCCCCGGCTCGATGGGCACGGCGTCGTACGTCGTGGTGGGCAAGGGTGACGCGACCTCGCTCAACTCGGCGCCGCACGGGGCCGGCCGGGAGTACTCCCGGACCCGGGCCCGGAAGACGTTCACCGCCGCCGACCTGCGGAGCGCGATGGTGGGGATCGAGTACCGCGACACCGACGCCTTCATCGACGAGATCCCGGCGGCCTACAAGGACATCGACCAGGTGATGGCCGACGCCGCCGACCTCGTCGAGGTGCGCCACGTGCTGCGCCAGCTGGTCAACGTCAAGGGCGACTGA
- the qcrB gene encoding cytochrome bc1 complex cytochrome b subunit encodes MSTDARLDTSKVATSNRTDAATATKPGPAGSLATWADERLGLGTVMKKNLRKVFPDHWSFMLGEIALWSFVVLLLTGVFLTLWFNPSMGHVTYEGSYDQLRGVGMSESMASTLHISFDVRGGLLMRQMHHWAASIFIASMLVHLLRVAFTGAYRKPRELNWVIGCVLLLLGTLEGFTGYSLPDDLLSGTGVRAADGFLKATPVVGSYMSFLLFGGEFPGEAIIPRLYIIHVLLIPGILLALIAAHMLLLVYHKHTQWPGPGRTEQNVVGFPMLPVYAAKAGGYFFMVFGVIAIMGGLLSINPVWKFGPYDPTKVTAGSQPDWYMGWPDGLLRIIPSNWESVIFGYTISWNVMLPILIVPPLMLVVLMLLPFLEGWITGDKREHHLLQRPRNAPTRTAVMVALMTFYGLAWAAGGNDIIAIRLDLSINQITYFMRVAIFVGPVIAFLITRRWCISLQRHDNEKLLHGYETGIITRSPDGQYAERHLPINEKAAYALTARDRDEVFAVDGETDAAGVPAPNSRSERVRASLSSWMYSHNVQKPTRAELEAAHHHAEHEAELQAGLDHPADGHQFDDHQLRNTDDVPLRDH; translated from the coding sequence GTGAGCACCGACGCGAGGCTGGACACCAGCAAGGTCGCGACGAGCAACCGCACGGATGCCGCGACCGCCACCAAGCCGGGCCCTGCGGGCTCCCTCGCCACCTGGGCCGACGAGCGCCTGGGCCTGGGCACGGTGATGAAGAAGAACCTGCGCAAGGTCTTCCCGGACCACTGGTCCTTCATGCTCGGTGAGATCGCGCTGTGGAGCTTCGTCGTGCTGCTCCTCACCGGCGTGTTCCTCACCCTGTGGTTCAACCCCTCCATGGGCCACGTCACCTACGAGGGCTCCTACGACCAGCTCCGCGGCGTCGGCATGTCCGAGTCGATGGCCTCCACGCTGCACATCTCGTTCGACGTGCGCGGTGGCCTGCTGATGCGGCAGATGCACCACTGGGCGGCGTCCATCTTCATCGCCTCGATGCTGGTCCACCTGCTGCGCGTCGCCTTCACCGGCGCCTACCGCAAGCCACGCGAGCTCAACTGGGTCATCGGCTGCGTGCTGCTCCTCCTCGGCACCCTCGAGGGCTTCACCGGCTACTCGCTTCCCGACGACCTGCTCTCGGGCACCGGCGTCCGGGCCGCGGACGGGTTCCTCAAGGCCACCCCGGTCGTGGGCTCCTACATGTCGTTCCTGCTCTTCGGCGGCGAGTTCCCCGGCGAGGCGATCATCCCGCGCCTCTACATCATCCACGTGCTGCTCATCCCGGGCATCCTGCTCGCGCTGATCGCCGCCCACATGCTGCTGCTCGTCTACCACAAGCACACGCAGTGGCCCGGGCCCGGCCGCACCGAGCAGAACGTCGTCGGCTTCCCGATGCTCCCCGTCTACGCCGCCAAGGCCGGTGGCTACTTCTTCATGGTGTTCGGCGTCATCGCCATCATGGGCGGTCTGCTGTCGATCAACCCGGTGTGGAAGTTCGGCCCCTACGACCCGACCAAGGTGACGGCCGGGTCCCAGCCCGACTGGTACATGGGCTGGCCCGACGGCCTCCTGCGGATCATCCCGAGCAACTGGGAGTCGGTGATCTTCGGCTACACCATCTCGTGGAACGTGATGCTGCCCATCCTCATCGTGCCGCCGCTCATGCTCGTGGTCCTCATGCTCCTGCCCTTCCTGGAGGGCTGGATCACCGGCGACAAGCGCGAGCACCACCTGCTCCAGCGCCCGCGCAACGCGCCGACCCGCACCGCGGTCATGGTGGCCCTGATGACGTTCTACGGGCTCGCCTGGGCGGCCGGTGGCAACGACATCATCGCGATCAGGCTCGACCTGAGCATCAACCAGATCACCTACTTCATGCGGGTCGCGATCTTCGTGGGTCCGGTGATCGCGTTCCTGATCACGCGCCGCTGGTGCATCTCGCTCCAGCGCCACGACAACGAGAAGCTGCTCCACGGCTACGAGACCGGCATCATCACCCGCTCCCCCGACGGCCAGTACGCCGAGCGGCACCTCCCGATCAACGAGAAGGCGGCCTACGCGCTCACCGCGCGTGACCGCGACGAGGTGTTCGCGGTCGACGGCGAGACGGACGCGGCCGGCGTGCCCGCACCCAACTCGCGGTCCGAGCGGGTCCGAGCGAGCCTGTCGTCGTGGATGTACAGCCACAACGTGCAGAAGCCCACCCGCGCGGAGCTCGAGGCGGCGCACCACCACGCGGAGCACGAGGCGGAGCTCCAGGCCGGCCTCGACCACCCCGCTGACGGCCACCAGTTCGACGACCACCAGCTGCGCAACACCGACGACGTACCGCTGCGCGACCACTGA
- a CDS encoding cytochrome c oxidase assembly protein, whose amino-acid sequence MLLTLATDAEVLPRFTLGRALTDWGIDPIPFVVTVWAVGLYALGVRVLARRGDRWPVGRTLSFCGLGMGSFALATMSGLGRYDTTLLSVHMVQHMVLSMVVPLALALGAPVTLALRTLPPRPRRWLLTVLHSPVATVLAFPPLTFALYVASPWALYFSPWYDASLSSSFVHQMMHIHLVLVGTLFFWPLMGVDPVPGRVSHPFRVLLTLMTLPFHAFLGVTIMGQTTLIGAEHYAELREGPMASWLPAAIDDQHLAGGILWASGDLIGILFFAVLFTQWVRSSLKEAAREDRRLDLEERRARA is encoded by the coding sequence GTGCTGCTCACCCTCGCGACCGACGCGGAGGTCCTCCCGAGATTCACGCTCGGCCGGGCCCTGACCGACTGGGGGATCGATCCGATCCCCTTCGTCGTGACCGTCTGGGCCGTGGGTCTGTACGCCCTCGGGGTGCGGGTGCTGGCCCGTCGCGGGGACCGGTGGCCGGTCGGTCGCACGCTCTCCTTCTGCGGTCTCGGCATGGGCTCCTTCGCGCTCGCCACGATGTCCGGCCTCGGCCGCTACGACACGACCCTGCTGAGCGTGCACATGGTGCAGCACATGGTCCTGTCGATGGTCGTGCCGCTCGCCCTGGCCCTCGGCGCGCCGGTCACCCTGGCGCTGCGCACGTTGCCACCGCGGCCGAGGCGGTGGCTCCTGACGGTGCTGCACTCACCGGTGGCCACGGTGCTCGCGTTCCCGCCGCTCACCTTCGCGCTCTACGTCGCCTCGCCGTGGGCGCTCTACTTCAGCCCGTGGTACGACGCCAGCCTGAGCTCGTCGTTCGTGCACCAGATGATGCACATCCACCTGGTGCTCGTCGGCACCCTGTTCTTCTGGCCGCTCATGGGGGTCGACCCGGTCCCCGGCCGGGTCAGCCACCCCTTCCGGGTGCTGCTCACCCTGATGACGCTGCCCTTCCACGCCTTCCTCGGCGTGACGATCATGGGCCAGACGACGCTCATCGGCGCGGAGCACTACGCCGAGCTGCGGGAGGGACCCATGGCGTCCTGGCTGCCGGCGGCGATCGACGACCAGCACCTCGCCGGCGGCATCCTGTGGGCCAGCGGCGACCTCATCGGCATCCTGTTCTTCGCGGTGCTGTTCACCCAGTGGGTGCGCTCGTCGCTCAAGGAGGCCGCGCGCGAGGACCGGCGCCTCGACCTCGAGGAACGACGCGCCCGCGCCTGA
- the ctaE gene encoding aa3-type cytochrome oxidase subunit III has product MATAAAIPASRLHGHHDRPSMVSVGTIIWLASELMFFAALFAAYFTIRAVSPELWAQETEKLNVPFSTANTAILVASSFACQWGVFAAERGQVGRTGSLLNFTRWGLREWFILTYVMGAIFIGGQALEYAELIHEGVTIPSSAYGSMFYLTTGFHGIHVTGGLIAFLFVLGRTYLARRFTHEQAVTAIVVSYYWHFVDVVWIGLFFTIYVIK; this is encoded by the coding sequence GTGGCGACTGCAGCAGCGATTCCGGCCTCCCGACTTCACGGGCACCACGACCGACCCAGCATGGTCAGCGTGGGCACGATCATCTGGCTCGCCAGCGAGCTGATGTTCTTCGCGGCGCTGTTCGCGGCCTACTTCACCATCCGCGCGGTCAGCCCGGAGCTGTGGGCGCAGGAGACGGAGAAGCTCAACGTCCCGTTCTCCACCGCCAACACCGCGATCCTCGTGGCGTCGTCCTTCGCCTGCCAGTGGGGCGTCTTCGCCGCCGAGCGCGGCCAGGTCGGCCGCACCGGCTCGCTGCTCAACTTCACCCGGTGGGGGCTGCGCGAGTGGTTCATCCTCACCTACGTCATGGGCGCCATCTTCATCGGCGGCCAGGCGCTCGAGTACGCCGAGCTGATCCACGAGGGCGTCACCATCCCGAGCTCGGCCTACGGCTCGATGTTCTACCTGACCACCGGGTTCCACGGCATCCACGTGACCGGCGGACTCATCGCGTTCCTGTTCGTCCTGGGCCGCACCTACCTCGCGCGACGCTTCACCCACGAGCAGGCCGTCACCGCCATCGTGGTTTCCTATTACTGGCACTTCGTCGACGTGGTCTGGATCGGGCTCTTCTTCACGATCTACGTCATCAAGTAA
- a CDS encoding Rv3143 family two-component system response regulator: MTPPPADRIKVLVYSDDVNTRQQVILALGRRPHPDLPELEYVEVATEPVVLQNMDRGDIALAILDGEAVPAGGMGIAKQLKDEIYKCPPVLVLTGRPQDAWLATWSRAEAAVPHPIDPIQLAEAVIGLLRPSVPATS, encoded by the coding sequence GTGACTCCGCCCCCCGCAGACCGCATCAAGGTCCTCGTCTACAGCGACGACGTGAACACCCGCCAGCAGGTGATCCTGGCGCTCGGTCGTCGCCCGCACCCCGACCTGCCGGAGCTCGAGTACGTCGAGGTCGCCACCGAGCCGGTGGTGCTGCAGAACATGGACCGCGGCGACATCGCGCTGGCGATCCTGGACGGCGAGGCGGTCCCGGCCGGCGGGATGGGCATCGCCAAGCAGCTCAAGGACGAGATCTACAAGTGCCCGCCGGTCCTCGTGCTGACCGGCCGGCCGCAGGACGCCTGGCTTGCGACCTGGTCGCGTGCCGAGGCGGCGGTCCCGCACCCGATCGACCCCATCCAGCTGGCCGAGGCGGTCATCGGGCTGCTGCGACCGTCGGTGCCGGCCACCTCCTGA
- the qcrA gene encoding cytochrome bc1 complex Rieske iron-sulfur subunit, with product MSNDDSRQVNGPDGTPEPYADDSHASSVEPHESHVPAHREADPIPDPGLPAHTWRPTDVDPRLEKRAERQIAAMFIAAMLSAVLFVVAYFTLDIGDNWTTFAGMGASTIALGLTLGTSLLLIGIGIIHLARKLMADAEMVEMRHPAASPVEDREATVKALQDGIEESGIGRRPLVRNTMIGAVGVLGLPAVVLLRDLAPGDALDTSKLAHTIWEPGMRLVRDVVGTPILASEIEMGDLINAAPEAMFPTEENGYPELEGAEEQAEKAKGAIIIVRMNPDDLTPATRPDKWTVDGIICYSKICTHVGCPISLYERTTHHVLCPCHQSTFDLADGAKVVFGPAARPLPQLPLAVDDEGYLVAQSDFNEPIGASYWEREKHK from the coding sequence GTGAGCAACGACGACAGCCGGCAGGTCAACGGGCCCGACGGCACCCCCGAGCCCTACGCCGACGACTCGCACGCGTCCTCGGTCGAGCCCCACGAGTCGCACGTCCCCGCGCACCGCGAGGCCGACCCGATCCCCGACCCCGGGCTGCCCGCGCACACCTGGCGCCCGACCGACGTCGACCCCCGCCTCGAGAAGCGTGCCGAGCGCCAGATCGCCGCGATGTTCATCGCCGCGATGCTCAGCGCGGTGCTGTTCGTCGTCGCCTACTTCACCCTCGACATCGGCGACAACTGGACCACCTTCGCCGGCATGGGTGCCTCCACCATCGCCCTCGGCCTGACCCTGGGCACCTCGCTGCTGCTCATCGGCATCGGCATCATCCACCTGGCCCGCAAGCTGATGGCCGACGCCGAGATGGTCGAGATGCGCCACCCGGCCGCCTCGCCGGTCGAGGACCGCGAGGCCACCGTCAAGGCCCTCCAGGACGGCATCGAGGAGTCCGGCATCGGCCGCCGCCCGCTGGTCCGCAACACCATGATCGGCGCCGTCGGCGTCCTGGGCCTGCCGGCCGTCGTCCTCCTGCGCGACCTCGCGCCCGGCGACGCGCTCGACACGAGCAAGCTGGCCCACACCATCTGGGAGCCGGGCATGCGCCTGGTGCGCGACGTCGTCGGCACCCCGATCCTCGCCAGCGAGATCGAGATGGGCGACCTGATCAACGCCGCCCCGGAGGCCATGTTCCCCACCGAGGAGAACGGCTACCCCGAGCTCGAGGGCGCCGAGGAGCAGGCCGAGAAGGCCAAGGGCGCCATCATCATCGTCCGGATGAACCCCGACGACCTCACCCCGGCCACCCGCCCGGACAAGTGGACCGTCGACGGGATCATCTGCTACTCCAAGATCTGCACCCACGTGGGCTGCCCGATCTCCCTCTACGAGCGCACCACGCACCACGTGCTCTGCCCGTGCCACCAGTCGACCTTCGACCTCGCCGACGGCGCCAAGGTCGTCTTCGGTCCGGCTGCCCGCCCCCTTCCCCAGCTGCCACTGGCAGTGGACGATGAGGGGTACCTGGTCGCTCAGAGCGACTTCAACGAGCCCATCGGGGCTAGCTACTGGGAGCGTGAGAAGCACAAGTGA
- the qcrC gene encoding cytochrome bc1 complex diheme cytochrome c subunit, whose amino-acid sequence MRLLNRTAGRLSRHRRGPLAGIVVLLLGLLVSGSLYTALAPAQADSQASQTDQVAEGKKLFLASCAFCHGKNGEGIPTVREGYQVGPSLVGVGAAAVDFQVGTGRMPMAQPGQQAQDKPVVFSQDEIDALAAYVASLGPGPAVPNKSDYTLEGLSEEEREEAISRGGQIFLTNCTACHNFNGAGGAMPRGGYAPSLHGVEGKYIFEALLTGPQQMPNFSNGNLSPEEKRDVIAYLGSLQETPEYAGFTLGGLGPVSEGLFGWLVGIGGLVGGAVWIASHTTRSKKNKVEA is encoded by the coding sequence GTGCGTTTGCTCAACCGAACCGCTGGGCGCCTCTCCCGGCACCGCCGCGGACCGCTTGCGGGGATCGTCGTGCTGCTCCTCGGGCTGCTCGTCAGCGGCTCGCTCTACACCGCCCTCGCCCCCGCGCAGGCCGACAGCCAGGCCAGCCAGACCGACCAGGTCGCCGAGGGCAAGAAGCTCTTCCTCGCCAGCTGTGCGTTCTGCCACGGCAAGAACGGTGAGGGCATCCCCACCGTGCGCGAGGGCTACCAGGTCGGCCCGTCGCTCGTCGGCGTCGGCGCCGCCGCTGTCGACTTCCAGGTCGGCACCGGCCGCATGCCCATGGCACAGCCCGGCCAGCAGGCCCAGGACAAGCCGGTCGTGTTCAGCCAGGACGAGATCGACGCGCTCGCGGCCTACGTCGCCTCGCTCGGCCCCGGCCCCGCGGTCCCCAACAAGTCCGACTACACCCTCGAGGGTCTCTCGGAGGAGGAGCGCGAGGAGGCGATCTCGCGCGGTGGCCAGATCTTCCTGACCAACTGCACCGCCTGCCACAACTTCAACGGCGCCGGCGGCGCCATGCCGCGCGGCGGCTACGCCCCCAGCCTCCACGGCGTCGAGGGCAAGTACATCTTCGAGGCCCTGCTGACCGGACCCCAGCAGATGCCCAACTTCAGCAACGGCAACCTGTCCCCCGAGGAGAAGCGCGACGTGATCGCCTACCTCGGCAGCCTGCAGGAGACCCCCGAGTACGCCGGCTTCACCCTTGGCGGCCTGGGTCCGGTCTCGGAGGGCCTGTTCGGGTGGCTCGTCGGCATCGGTGGGCTCGTGGGCGGCGCCGTGTGGATCGCCTCGCACACGACCCGGAGCAAGAAGAACAAGGTGGAAGCGTGA
- a CDS encoding cytochrome c oxidase subunit 4, which translates to MKAEAWIFGITAIFVAVVSPAYWFLSEDWTGTSALVMTALLFGMITLYLGFHASRMDARPEDRKDGEIADGAGELGFFPPYSWWPLWCALALGVIVYGTAMTAWWLVIIGFTIGAVVVCGFIFEYYRGEHAH; encoded by the coding sequence ATGAAGGCGGAAGCCTGGATCTTCGGCATCACGGCCATCTTTGTGGCGGTCGTGAGCCCGGCCTACTGGTTCCTCTCCGAGGACTGGACCGGCACGTCGGCGCTCGTCATGACGGCGCTGCTGTTCGGCATGATCACGCTCTACCTCGGCTTCCACGCTTCCCGCATGGACGCACGGCCCGAGGACCGCAAGGACGGCGAGATCGCCGACGGTGCCGGCGAGCTGGGCTTCTTCCCGCCCTACTCGTGGTGGCCGCTGTGGTGCGCCCTCGCCCTCGGCGTGATCGTCTACGGCACGGCGATGACCGCGTGGTGGCTCGTCATCATCGGCTTCACCATCGGGGCCGTCGTGGTCTGCGGCTTCATCTTCGAGTACTACCGCGGTGAGCACGCGCACTGA